DNA from Mesorhizobium sp. B2-1-1:
CTCGGCGGAGCTTTCCTCGTTGCGCGCCATTCAGAAGCGGCTGATGGTGGTGCAGGAAAACAGCAAGTTCGAACCCCTGCTCGCGGCGATCGCCGGGGGCCTTTGCACGCATCTGGTGGTCGGCGCCGATATGGCGCAGCGGCTTCTGGATCATGCCGGAGCGCCAGGCAAAAAGGTATCCTAGAGACCATTCCTGCCGCGCCCGTCGTCAAGGCGTCGCGGCATTCCTGTTTCACCACTATGACAGCAACCGGACGAATCTAATGAAGAACCTGTGGAACGACGGCGACGCGGAGAAGATGGTTGCCGACTATGCAAAGAAAGGCGTCGGACGCGACCTCGCGCTACGCGTCTACACGACGCGCCTGCTGGGCGGCGAACCGCGACTGGTGCTGCATGGCGGCGGCAACACCTCCTGCAAGACCAAGGCGACCGATCTCGTCGGCGACGAATGGGACGTGCTGTGCGTCAAGGGCAGCGGCTGGGACATGGCCGTCATCGAGCCGCAGGGCCTGCCGGCGGTGAAGATGGGCGCGCTCATCAAGGCGCGCGCGCTGGACAAGCTCTCCGACGAGGACATGGTCGCGCTGCAGCGGGCGAACCTCATCGATCCGTCCTCGCCCAATCCTTCGGTCGAGACATTGCTGCATGCCTTCCTGCCGCACAAATTCGTCGACCACACGCACTCGACCGCCATCCTGGCGATCGTCGACCAGGAAGACAGCAAGCCGCTGGTGAAGACGGTGTTCGGGACCAAGATGGGCTACGTGCCCTACATCATGCCGGGCTTCGACCTCGCCAAGGCGGCGGCCGACGTCTTCGATGCCGACCCTGATGTGGAAGGACTGATCCTCGACAAGCACGGCATCTTCACCTTCGGCGACGACGCCAAGCAGGCCTACGATCGGATGATCCACTATGTGAATGTCGCCGAGGAGTATGTAGCCAAGCATGCCAAGCCCAAGGCGGCAAAGGCCGCGCTTCCGGCGAAGCTCGCGACGCCGGCTTCCATCGCTCCTATGTTGCGCGGCGCCGTGGCGGTGGCACGCGGCGAAGGCCGCTTCGACCGCATGATCAGCGATTTCCGCACCTCGGATGCGATCGTCGATTTCATCAATTCGGCCGAAATCGCCGACTACGCCGCGCGCGGCGTGTCGACGCCGGACCTGTCGATCCGCATCAAGACCGGGCCGATGGCGGTGCCGGCGCCAGATGCGGACAAGGCCGGCGACTACAAGGCCGTCATCAAGAACCATGTCGACGCCTTCGCCAAGGAATACCGCGCCTATTTCGAGACCAATGACGCGCTCGACGACGTCAAACGCACCATGCTCGACCCGATGCCGCGGCTGACGCTGGTGCCGGGGCTCGGCATGTTCGGCCATGGCCGCACGCTGAAGGATGCCAGGATCGCTTCCGATGTCGGCGAAATGTGGATCGAGGCCGTGCGTGGCGCCGAGGCGGTCGGCCGTTTTCATCCGCTTTCCAAGGCCGACCTGTTCCCGCTCGAATACTGGTCGCTGGAACAGGCCAAACTCGCCTCCAACAAGCCGAAGCCGCTGACCGGCCAGATCGTGCTGATCACTGGCGGTGCCGGTGCGATCGGCGCCGCGACAGCCAAGCTTTTCGCCGACAATGGCGCCCATGCGGTGGTCGTCGATCTCGATGGCGAAAAAGCCGCTGATGCGGCCAAGAAAGCGGGCAACAATTCGATCGGCGTCGCCGCCGATATCACCGATCCGGACCAAGTGCGTGCAGCCTTCGACAAGGCGGTCGCCCTGTATGGCGGCGTCGACATAGTGGTGTCCAATGCCGGTGCCGCCTGGGAAGGCCGGATCGGCGAACTTGACGACGCGCTGCTGCGCAAGAGCTTCGAGCTCAATTTCTTCGCCCACCAGTCGGTGGCGCAGAACGCGGTGCGCATCATGCTCGAACAGGGTACCGGCGGCGCTCTCCTGTTCAACACCTCCAAGCAGGCGGTCAATCCGGGTCCGAAATTCGGCGCCTATGGCGTGCCGAAGGCGGCGACGCTGTTCCTGTCCCGGCAATATGCACTGGATTACGGCGCGCATGGCATCCGTTCCAACGCCGTCAATGCCGACCGCATCCGCTCCGGGCTGTTGACCGACGCCATGATCGCAAGCCGTTCCGGCGCGCGCGGTGTCTCGGAAAAAGAATACATGTCCGGCAATCTGCTCGGCCAGGAAGTGACCGCGCAGGACGTGGCGCAGGCTTTCCTGCACCACGCGCTGGCCGACCGCACAACCGCCGACGTAACGACGGTCGACGGCGGCAATATCGCGGCGGCGCTGCGGTAGCACGGTCACGCATAGCGCACAGGAGGCTTGCAAGAACACCAGCGTGTAGCTACATTGTGGCTCAAACTCAAGGAGTCACAATATGGCAACGGATACGGTTGTCCGCGCTCGAATTGATACGGCGACAAAGGACCAGGCTACCGAAGCCCTGGCGGCAATGGGACTGTCGGTCTCCGACGCCATTCGCCTGCTGCTGGTCCGCGTCGCCGCCGACAAGGAATTTCCCTTTCCGGTGAAGGTGCCGAACGCAACCACCCAAAAGGCCATTGCCGAATTGGAAAAAGGCAAAGGCAAGCGTTTCGCGTCAGCCGACGAATTGTTCAAGGATTTGGGCATCTGACATGCCCACGCCCGTTCACTCCGGGCAATTCCGCAGGGACGTTAAGCGCATGGAGAAGCGTG
Protein-coding regions in this window:
- a CDS encoding type II toxin-antitoxin system RelB/DinJ family antitoxin; the encoded protein is MATDTVVRARIDTATKDQATEALAAMGLSVSDAIRLLLVRVAADKEFPFPVKVPNATTQKAIAELEKGKGKRFASADELFKDLGI
- a CDS encoding bifunctional aldolase/short-chain dehydrogenase, which encodes MKNLWNDGDAEKMVADYAKKGVGRDLALRVYTTRLLGGEPRLVLHGGGNTSCKTKATDLVGDEWDVLCVKGSGWDMAVIEPQGLPAVKMGALIKARALDKLSDEDMVALQRANLIDPSSPNPSVETLLHAFLPHKFVDHTHSTAILAIVDQEDSKPLVKTVFGTKMGYVPYIMPGFDLAKAAADVFDADPDVEGLILDKHGIFTFGDDAKQAYDRMIHYVNVAEEYVAKHAKPKAAKAALPAKLATPASIAPMLRGAVAVARGEGRFDRMISDFRTSDAIVDFINSAEIADYAARGVSTPDLSIRIKTGPMAVPAPDADKAGDYKAVIKNHVDAFAKEYRAYFETNDALDDVKRTMLDPMPRLTLVPGLGMFGHGRTLKDARIASDVGEMWIEAVRGAEAVGRFHPLSKADLFPLEYWSLEQAKLASNKPKPLTGQIVLITGGAGAIGAATAKLFADNGAHAVVVDLDGEKAADAAKKAGNNSIGVAADITDPDQVRAAFDKAVALYGGVDIVVSNAGAAWEGRIGELDDALLRKSFELNFFAHQSVAQNAVRIMLEQGTGGALLFNTSKQAVNPGPKFGAYGVPKAATLFLSRQYALDYGAHGIRSNAVNADRIRSGLLTDAMIASRSGARGVSEKEYMSGNLLGQEVTAQDVAQAFLHHALADRTTADVTTVDGGNIAAALR